A stretch of Sphingobium yanoikuyae DNA encodes these proteins:
- a CDS encoding LysR family transcriptional regulator: MARDTLSDITAFVHVARERGFTKAAGKLGLSQSAISQIVKKLEDRLGVQLLVRTTRSVAPTEIGERLLQKVSPYLDGIEAELAAVNEVRDRPTGKIRISASDHAINELLLPKLTAFMRDYPDVSVEMITDYGLIDIISERYDAGVRYGETLAKDMIAVRIGPDARMVAVGSPDYFERYGRPESPSDLQSHNCIGLRQTSGRLYAWELQREGETEIKVQVGGQLIFNNSYSCLGAAVAGLGLAFIPQDLAEAHLQAGRLEIVLDEWSLPFPGFYLYYPTVTQPSLAFSLLVEALRYQWPERTIRLGGK; encoded by the coding sequence ATGGCGCGGGACACGCTGAGCGACATCACCGCCTTCGTCCATGTGGCGCGCGAGCGCGGTTTCACCAAAGCAGCCGGTAAGCTCGGGCTTTCCCAGTCCGCGATCAGTCAGATCGTCAAGAAACTGGAGGACCGGCTCGGGGTCCAGTTGCTCGTCCGCACAACCCGCAGCGTGGCGCCGACAGAAATCGGCGAGAGGCTGCTCCAGAAGGTCAGTCCCTATCTGGACGGGATCGAGGCGGAACTGGCCGCGGTCAACGAAGTGCGAGACAGGCCTACGGGCAAGATCCGTATCAGCGCATCGGACCACGCCATCAACGAACTTCTGCTGCCCAAGCTGACCGCTTTCATGAGGGACTATCCTGACGTCAGTGTCGAGATGATCACCGACTATGGTCTGATCGACATTATCAGCGAGCGCTATGATGCGGGCGTGCGCTACGGCGAAACTCTGGCGAAGGACATGATCGCCGTCCGCATCGGGCCGGACGCCCGCATGGTCGCCGTCGGCTCGCCAGACTACTTCGAGCGTTATGGTCGGCCTGAAAGCCCGTCCGATCTCCAGTCGCACAATTGTATCGGGCTGCGCCAGACCTCCGGACGGCTCTACGCCTGGGAATTGCAGCGGGAGGGCGAGACGGAGATCAAGGTGCAAGTCGGCGGGCAGCTAATCTTCAATAACAGCTATTCCTGCCTCGGCGCAGCCGTTGCAGGACTGGGTCTCGCCTTCATCCCGCAGGATCTGGCGGAAGCACATCTGCAAGCCGGCAGGCTGGAAATCGTACTCGACGAGTGGAGCCTGCCATTCCCCGGCTTCTATCTCTATTATCCGACGGTCACGCAGCCATCGCTCGCCTTCTCGCTGCTAGTCGAGGCCTTGCGGTATCAATGGCCGGAACGGACCATAAGATTGGGCGGCAAGTAA
- a CDS encoding NADH:flavin oxidoreductase/NADH oxidase: MSALFEPFKLKGVTLRNRIAVPPMCQYSAIDGVTNRWHWIHYPSIARGGAGLVIVEATGVSADGRITPGCTGLWHDGQIEGMARIAAEIKAEGAVAGIQIGHAGRKASANLPWEGDDHIPAGDPRGWEPISPSAIPFGGGLPRVPREMTLADIERVKADFVAAAKRALAAGFEWLELHFAHGYLAQSFFSVHANQRTDQYGGDWRGRGRFLIETLEEVRKVWPEHLPLTARFGVIEFDGRDEETLVESIALVNEFKARGLDMLNVSIGFSTIEGKTPWAEGFMAPYAGRLRRETGLPVATAWCIDGPEVANAAVEKGELDLVMIARAHLADPHYPYVAAQALGVEKPAWVLPAPYAHWLSRYRGIGKAAAQ, from the coding sequence ATGTCCGCATTGTTCGAGCCGTTCAAACTGAAGGGCGTCACCCTGCGCAATCGCATCGCCGTGCCGCCGATGTGCCAGTATAGCGCCATCGATGGTGTCACCAACCGCTGGCACTGGATCCATTATCCCTCGATCGCGCGTGGCGGCGCAGGGCTGGTGATCGTCGAGGCGACCGGCGTGTCGGCCGATGGCCGGATCACGCCGGGCTGTACCGGCCTGTGGCATGACGGCCAGATCGAGGGCATGGCCCGCATCGCCGCCGAGATCAAAGCGGAAGGCGCCGTAGCCGGCATCCAGATCGGCCATGCCGGCCGCAAGGCGAGCGCAAACCTGCCTTGGGAGGGCGACGATCATATCCCTGCCGGCGATCCGCGCGGCTGGGAGCCGATCTCGCCGTCCGCGATTCCGTTCGGCGGTGGCCTGCCCCGCGTGCCGCGCGAGATGACTCTTGCCGATATCGAGCGGGTGAAGGCCGATTTCGTCGCCGCTGCAAAGCGCGCACTGGCCGCCGGTTTCGAATGGCTCGAACTGCATTTCGCGCACGGCTATCTCGCGCAGAGCTTCTTCTCGGTCCATGCCAACCAGCGCACTGACCAATATGGCGGCGACTGGCGCGGGCGTGGCCGCTTCCTCATCGAAACGCTGGAGGAGGTCCGCAAGGTGTGGCCGGAGCATCTGCCGCTGACTGCGCGCTTCGGCGTCATCGAGTTTGACGGCCGCGACGAGGAGACGCTGGTGGAATCGATTGCGCTGGTGAATGAATTCAAGGCACGCGGGCTCGACATGCTCAATGTCAGCATCGGTTTCTCGACGATCGAGGGCAAGACGCCATGGGCAGAGGGCTTCATGGCGCCCTATGCCGGCCGCCTGCGGCGGGAAACCGGCCTGCCGGTCGCCACCGCCTGGTGCATCGACGGGCCCGAGGTCGCCAATGCGGCGGTCGAAAAGGGCGAACTCGATCTCGTCATGATCGCGCGTGCGCACCTGGCCGATCCGCATTATCCCTATGTTGCTGCGCAGGCACTCGGCGTTGAGAAGCCGGCTTGGGTGCTTCCCGCACCCTATGCCCACTGGCTGTCGCGCTATCGCGGCATTGGCAAGGCGGCTGCGCAATGA
- a CDS encoding SRPBCC domain-containing protein: MNAIHWPEGFLPGFSDNFASNEVIVAGLNAADIWPLLAEAPRWPDYYANIANIRFYDGGGPELASGTRFYFETFGFPVEAEVVEYVAPSDNAPGRVAWHGWAGEGDSRLDVHHAWLVENLPGGRVRILTQETQNGAPAKALATTKPNPMINGHQDWLDGLIVAARSTKG, encoded by the coding sequence ATGAACGCAATCCACTGGCCCGAGGGCTTTCTCCCCGGCTTCAGCGACAATTTCGCCTCGAACGAGGTGATCGTGGCGGGGCTGAATGCCGCTGATATCTGGCCGCTGCTGGCCGAGGCACCCCGCTGGCCGGATTATTACGCCAACATTGCCAACATTCGCTTTTATGATGGTGGCGGCCCTGAACTGGCCAGCGGAACGCGCTTCTATTTCGAGACCTTCGGTTTCCCGGTCGAGGCCGAGGTGGTGGAATATGTCGCGCCGTCAGACAACGCACCGGGCCGTGTCGCCTGGCACGGCTGGGCTGGCGAAGGCGATAGCCGCCTTGATGTCCACCATGCCTGGCTGGTCGAGAATCTCCCCGGTGGCCGCGTCCGCATCCTCACCCAGGAAACGCAGAACGGCGCGCCGGCGAAGGCGTTGGCAACAACGAAACCCAATCCCATGATCAATGGTCATCAGGACTGGCTCGACGGCCTCATTGTCGCCGCCCGCAGCACGAAAGGCTGA
- a CDS encoding LysR family transcriptional regulator: protein MRDIRTIDLNLLRALDALLDERNVSKAAERLGVTQPAVSGMLTRLRESFDDSLFVRSQRGVQPTLRALALAEPLKQILANVEALLRPAAFDPATASLTLTLAATDYALQAVVVPFVMKLCRYAPGIRVATRPIDNDRIAQQFERGELDLALMTPESAPLDLHSRRLFDETYVCALRAGHPDAGGTTISIERFCALDHALVSFSGGSFHGVTDEALAREGRERHVALSFHSFLALAEVLRATDLIAVVPRRLAAASDGLALIEPPVAVPGFTKLAVWHGRTHNDAGHRWVRALLFETCGAVDALSSEFLRCCSLDQTG, encoded by the coding sequence GTGCGTGATATCAGAACGATCGATCTCAACCTGCTGCGCGCGCTCGATGCGCTGCTCGACGAACGCAACGTCAGCAAGGCGGCGGAGCGGCTCGGCGTCACCCAACCCGCTGTCAGCGGCATGTTGACGCGACTGCGCGAGAGTTTCGACGACAGCTTGTTCGTGCGCTCGCAGCGCGGTGTGCAGCCCACATTGCGCGCCCTCGCGCTGGCCGAACCGCTCAAGCAGATCCTCGCCAATGTCGAAGCCCTGCTGCGGCCGGCAGCCTTTGATCCGGCGACGGCATCCTTGACGCTGACTTTGGCAGCCACCGACTATGCCCTTCAGGCGGTGGTGGTGCCGTTCGTGATGAAGCTGTGCCGTTACGCACCCGGAATCCGGGTCGCGACACGACCGATCGACAATGACAGGATCGCCCAGCAGTTCGAACGGGGTGAACTGGATCTGGCGCTGATGACACCGGAATCCGCCCCGCTCGACCTCCATTCGCGGCGCCTGTTCGACGAAACCTATGTCTGCGCATTGCGGGCCGGCCATCCCGATGCCGGCGGCACGACGATTTCGATCGAGCGTTTCTGCGCGCTCGATCACGCGCTGGTGTCCTTCTCAGGTGGCTCGTTCCACGGCGTCACGGACGAAGCACTGGCCCGTGAAGGGCGGGAAAGGCATGTGGCGCTGTCATTCCACAGTTTCCTCGCTCTGGCGGAGGTGCTGCGAGCCACCGATCTCATCGCGGTCGTGCCACGGCGGCTGGCGGCTGCCTCCGATGGTCTAGCACTGATCGAGCCACCGGTCGCCGTTCCGGGCTTCACCAAGCTTGCCGTGTGGCATGGACGCACACACAATGACGCAGGACATCGCTGGGTGCGTGCACTTCTTTTCGAGACATGCGGCGCGGTCGATGCGCTCAGCAGCGAGTTCCTGCGATGCTGCAGCCTAGATCAGACGGGTTGA
- a CDS encoding MFS transporter codes for MALCATILISSEFMPVSLLSPIARDLAITEGHAGQSIAISGLFALITSLFISAIIGVSDRRRVVLIFTALMVMSGVMVALAPNAPLLMAGRALLGVAIGGFWSISAAVVMRLVPEESVPKALAILNGGNAVATTLGAPIGSFLGGLIGWRGAFFCVVPLAVIAFVWQWRSLPALPPEKATFRARDVFALLKHRQFAIGMIAVSLFFFGQFTLLTYLRPFLDLVTGNDAPLISAILLALGIAGFVGTIMIGWLLKSHLYSLLITIPAMLAVIAITLVEVDGTPLTAGLLLTLWGLLATAAPVGWWTWLSKTMPHEAEAGGGLMVAIIQLAIMLGAMVGGTLFDAWGYRGPFSVAAALLVIASLLAVVTSRIRTMPIFAEQLA; via the coding sequence ATGGCGCTGTGCGCCACGATACTGATATCATCGGAATTCATGCCGGTCAGCCTGTTGAGCCCGATCGCGCGCGATTTGGCGATCACTGAGGGGCATGCTGGCCAGTCGATTGCCATCTCCGGCCTCTTCGCGCTCATCACTAGCCTGTTCATCTCGGCGATCATCGGCGTTTCTGACAGGCGTCGCGTCGTGCTAATCTTCACCGCATTGATGGTCATGTCCGGCGTGATGGTCGCACTCGCGCCCAATGCCCCGCTGCTGATGGCAGGGCGCGCATTGCTCGGGGTCGCGATCGGCGGATTCTGGTCAATATCGGCAGCAGTCGTTATGCGCCTCGTGCCCGAGGAGTCCGTGCCTAAGGCATTGGCGATCCTCAATGGCGGGAATGCGGTCGCGACCACATTGGGCGCCCCCATCGGCAGCTTCCTCGGCGGCCTGATCGGCTGGCGCGGCGCCTTCTTCTGCGTGGTGCCGCTCGCCGTCATCGCGTTCGTTTGGCAGTGGCGCAGCCTTCCGGCCCTGCCACCCGAAAAAGCGACGTTCCGCGCACGCGACGTGTTCGCTCTGCTGAAACATCGGCAGTTCGCCATCGGCATGATTGCCGTTTCTCTGTTCTTCTTCGGTCAGTTCACGCTGCTCACTTATCTGCGTCCGTTCCTTGACCTGGTGACGGGGAACGACGCGCCGCTGATCTCGGCCATACTTCTGGCGCTGGGCATTGCTGGCTTTGTTGGCACGATCATGATTGGCTGGCTGCTCAAGTCACACCTCTACAGCCTGCTGATCACCATCCCGGCCATGCTGGCAGTCATTGCCATCACGCTGGTCGAAGTTGACGGCACGCCCCTGACCGCCGGCCTGCTCCTCACCCTTTGGGGCCTGCTCGCCACCGCCGCGCCGGTTGGATGGTGGACCTGGCTCAGCAAGACTATGCCACATGAGGCGGAAGCCGGTGGCGGCTTGATGGTCGCGATCATCCAGCTTGCGATCATGCTCGGCGCGATGGTCGGCGGCACATTGTTCGATGCTTGGGGCTATCGCGGCCCGTTCAGCGTCGCAGCCGCCCTACTCGTTATCGCGTCGCTGCTGGCGGTCGTCACGTCGCGCATCCGCACCATGCCGATCTTCGCCGAACAACTGGCCTGA
- a CDS encoding type 1 glutamine amidotransferase domain-containing protein, protein MKILIILTSHDRIGASDRKTGLWFEELTTLYYVFRDAGAEVDIASVAGGQVPVDPHSIEEAGKNPVSVDRFLADAAAMAKIKSSPAIANVRADDYDAVFLPGGHGTMWDMPDNATLGALLSDAWAKGKVVAAVCHGPAGLVSAKDQAGKPLVSGRTVSAFSNEEEEMAGLTQQVPFLLETRIRNLSAHYESGPAFQPFARRDGKLVTGQNPQSSEEVAHLVLAAVRG, encoded by the coding sequence ATGAAAATCCTCATCATTCTCACCTCGCATGACCGGATCGGCGCCAGCGACCGCAAGACTGGCCTCTGGTTCGAAGAACTGACCACGCTTTATTATGTGTTCCGCGATGCCGGTGCCGAGGTGGACATCGCCTCTGTCGCGGGCGGCCAGGTGCCGGTCGATCCCCATTCGATCGAGGAAGCCGGCAAGAACCCTGTCAGCGTCGATCGCTTCCTCGCCGATGCTGCTGCAATGGCAAAGATCAAATCCTCCCCGGCCATCGCGAATGTGCGCGCGGACGACTATGACGCCGTGTTCTTGCCGGGAGGCCACGGCACGATGTGGGACATGCCGGACAATGCCACGCTCGGCGCGCTATTGTCCGATGCCTGGGCGAAAGGCAAGGTCGTCGCTGCCGTCTGCCACGGCCCGGCCGGCCTCGTCAGCGCGAAGGATCAAGCCGGCAAGCCGCTCGTCTCCGGACGCACTGTGTCCGCCTTCTCCAACGAGGAAGAGGAGATGGCCGGCCTGACGCAGCAGGTGCCCTTCCTGCTCGAAACCCGGATCCGCAATCTCAGTGCGCATTATGAAAGCGGCCCGGCCTTCCAGCCCTTCGCGCGCCGTGATGGCAAGCTGGTTACCGGCCAGAACCCGCAATCGTCGGAGGAAGTCGCGCACCTCGTCCTCGCAGCCGTGCGCGGCTGA
- a CDS encoding IS630 family transposase, whose product MVRKMLAQEQPAKYRRPSRPPAIAPYVPTITSMLIEDEAKPQRERRTMKAIYESLRDQHGSLGSYDAVRRQCRKAQSSYVKIAVRPFGFDASGACVAFAQGSRAYRLKADAAAAGSTIALSLERDRRAEQGLEVAHWINELRGNHLGTPLRVSAEVASKLLPCVHDPSSRRRNRAITVLAYAQGFPIRRISACLGLSRNSCRRHIRAFQAGGVEQLLAPISRGVLKAQQEDLKAAVFRILHEPPKDHGINRTSWTMRDLRMVLTSVGHPACLHVVRQIVKDAGWKWRKARIVLTSQDPAYREKLAAVQTILGKLASDEAFFSIDEFGPFAVKMKSGVKLDPPGPHRVVPQWQRSKGCMIMTAALELSGNQVTHFYSERKNTAEMIRMMEVLIEQYADRRTLYLSWDAASWHMSKKLHQRIQDHNAIAEVARRPRVETAPLPAGAQFLNVIESIFSGMARATIHNSNYESVDEARAAINSYFAGRNQHFREHPKRAGKRIWGEERSEATFSDSNNCKDPRWR is encoded by the coding sequence GTGGTCCGCAAGATGCTCGCGCAGGAGCAGCCCGCCAAATATCGCCGTCCGAGCCGCCCGCCAGCAATCGCCCCGTATGTGCCCACTATCACCTCAATGCTTATCGAGGATGAAGCGAAGCCGCAGCGGGAGCGCCGCACGATGAAGGCGATTTACGAGTCGCTGCGAGATCAGCATGGCAGCCTTGGCAGTTATGATGCCGTCCGCAGGCAATGCCGGAAAGCCCAGTCTTCGTATGTGAAAATCGCGGTTCGACCGTTTGGCTTTGACGCATCAGGCGCATGCGTGGCTTTCGCTCAAGGGTCCCGAGCCTATCGGCTCAAGGCTGACGCAGCGGCTGCGGGCTCGACCATCGCTCTCAGTCTGGAGCGCGACCGCCGTGCCGAGCAGGGGCTTGAGGTGGCGCATTGGATCAATGAGCTTAGGGGAAACCACCTTGGAACCCCGTTACGGGTGTCAGCCGAGGTCGCTTCAAAGCTTCTGCCTTGCGTCCATGATCCCAGCAGCCGGCGGCGCAATCGGGCCATCACTGTCCTAGCCTATGCGCAGGGCTTCCCGATCCGGCGCATCTCTGCGTGCCTCGGGCTAAGCCGGAATAGTTGCAGACGCCATATTCGAGCGTTCCAAGCTGGCGGCGTCGAGCAATTGCTTGCCCCAATAAGCAGGGGAGTGCTGAAGGCTCAGCAAGAGGATCTGAAGGCCGCCGTTTTCCGCATTCTCCATGAGCCGCCAAAAGATCATGGCATCAATCGTACGTCTTGGACCATGCGCGATCTCCGGATGGTGTTAACCTCGGTGGGGCATCCGGCGTGCCTTCACGTTGTGCGGCAGATCGTCAAGGATGCCGGCTGGAAATGGCGCAAGGCGAGGATCGTGCTGACATCCCAAGACCCTGCCTACCGGGAGAAACTGGCGGCTGTGCAGACCATATTGGGTAAACTGGCGTCAGATGAGGCCTTCTTCTCGATCGACGAGTTCGGCCCCTTCGCAGTCAAAATGAAGTCTGGAGTCAAGCTCGATCCTCCTGGCCCACACCGTGTGGTCCCACAATGGCAGCGATCAAAGGGCTGCATGATCATGACGGCGGCGCTGGAGTTAAGCGGAAACCAAGTCACGCACTTCTACAGTGAGCGAAAGAATACAGCCGAGATGATACGCATGATGGAAGTGCTGATCGAGCAATATGCCGATCGACGCACTCTCTATCTGTCATGGGATGCCGCGTCTTGGCACATGTCGAAAAAGCTGCACCAACGGATCCAGGATCACAATGCGATCGCCGAGGTGGCTAGACGCCCGCGCGTCGAAACGGCTCCACTGCCAGCGGGCGCTCAGTTCTTGAACGTCATTGAATCAATCTTCAGCGGGATGGCTCGGGCAACCATCCACAATAGCAATTATGAGTCGGTCGACGAAGCACGGGCAGCCATCAACAGCTATTTCGCCGGGCGCAACCAGCACTTTCGCGAGCATCCCAAGCGGGCTGGCAAGCGCATCTGGGGTGAGGAGCGTAGCGAGGCCACCTTCTCAGATAGCAATAATTGCAAGGATCCGCGTTGGAGATAA
- a CDS encoding glycoside hydrolase 43 family protein — protein sequence MLARLLCAASLICATGAGAEASPSASTYVNPILYADYSDPDVIRVGQDYYMVASSFHFSPGIPILHSRDLVHWSILGHVLPRLPFAPEYDMPGPHSLTDAISKPIGDTRYAGGVWAPSIRHHAGLFYVYWATPDEGIFMATASKAEGPWSAPVKVIDQPMLEDPCPFWDDDGQAWLVHSRHGAGPLILHRMSADGKSVLDGGTVIVEDKQKLPILEGPKFYKRNGYYYIFAPYGGVEKGAQAALRARDIRGPYEAKTVLAQGSSALQGPHQGGWVETPSGQGWFIHFNSSGAFGRITYLEPLKWVDDWPVIGDLRPGSDVGQPVERHAMPYTGSPLTKDRLQDTDAFGSAKLGPQWEWNHNPDNRAWSLTARPGFLRLQALPADHLVTARNTLTQILQGPSSRITTRIEIGRMTDGQRAGLTLFGVKPSWIGIVRQDGQSHLTLASAGDETTGPALTGSSVELRAEVSEDQMVRYSYSLDGRAFQPFGDAIALPRFSWWKGSRPGLFTFTRGKPDGSIDVDWVRVDHPAPAAP from the coding sequence ATGCTGGCAAGACTGTTATGCGCTGCATCTCTGATTTGCGCCACTGGTGCCGGGGCGGAGGCGTCACCCTCCGCATCGACATACGTCAACCCCATCCTCTACGCCGATTATTCCGACCCCGACGTCATTCGCGTCGGACAGGATTATTATATGGTGGCATCGAGCTTCCATTTCTCGCCCGGCATCCCGATCCTCCATTCCCGCGACCTGGTCCACTGGTCGATCCTTGGCCATGTCTTGCCGCGCCTGCCGTTCGCGCCCGAATATGACATGCCCGGCCCCCACAGCCTGACCGACGCGATTTCCAAGCCGATCGGCGACACGCGCTATGCCGGCGGCGTCTGGGCGCCGTCGATCCGCCATCATGCCGGCCTGTTCTACGTCTATTGGGCGACGCCGGACGAGGGCATCTTCATGGCCACCGCCAGCAAGGCGGAAGGCCCCTGGAGCGCGCCGGTCAAGGTGATCGACCAGCCGATGCTGGAAGACCCCTGTCCCTTCTGGGACGATGATGGCCAGGCCTGGCTGGTCCATTCCCGCCATGGCGCCGGGCCATTGATCCTCCATCGTATGAGCGCGGACGGCAAGAGCGTGCTCGATGGGGGAACGGTGATCGTCGAGGACAAGCAGAAGCTGCCGATCCTGGAAGGCCCCAAATTCTACAAACGCAACGGCTATTATTATATCTTCGCGCCCTATGGCGGCGTGGAGAAGGGCGCGCAGGCCGCTCTGCGCGCGCGCGACATTCGCGGCCCCTATGAAGCGAAAACCGTGCTGGCCCAGGGCAGCAGCGCTCTGCAAGGGCCACATCAGGGTGGCTGGGTCGAAACGCCGTCGGGCCAGGGCTGGTTCATCCATTTCAACAGCAGCGGCGCCTTTGGCCGCATCACCTATCTGGAACCGCTCAAATGGGTCGATGACTGGCCGGTGATCGGCGACCTGCGCCCTGGCAGTGATGTCGGCCAGCCGGTCGAGCGTCATGCCATGCCGTACACGGGATCGCCCCTAACGAAGGATCGGCTCCAGGACACGGACGCATTCGGCAGCGCGAAACTGGGGCCACAATGGGAATGGAACCATAATCCGGACAACCGTGCCTGGAGCCTTACTGCACGCCCCGGTTTCCTGCGTCTCCAAGCCCTGCCCGCCGACCATCTGGTGACTGCCCGCAACACGCTGACCCAGATATTGCAGGGACCGAGCAGCCGGATCACGACCCGGATCGAGATCGGCCGGATGACCGATGGCCAGCGGGCGGGGCTTACCCTGTTCGGCGTAAAGCCAAGCTGGATCGGCATCGTCCGGCAGGATGGGCAGTCGCATCTGACTCTGGCGTCAGCCGGGGACGAAACCACCGGCCCAGCCCTCACCGGCTCCTCCGTCGAATTGCGGGCGGAGGTCAGCGAAGACCAGATGGTCCGTTACAGCTACAGTCTCGACGGCCGCGCATTCCAGCCGTTCGGCGACGCCATCGCCCTCCCGCGCTTTTCCTGGTGGAAGGGATCCCGACCGGGGCTGTTCACCTTCACGCGCGGCAAGCCCGACGGTTCTATCGACGTTGACTGGGTCCGGGTCGATCATCCCGCGCCTGCCGCGCCATAA
- a CDS encoding alpha/beta hydrolase, with protein sequence MTDRSSSFERRGVLRAGAAGLVTLGVLSIPSISPAKAPDMTQDWDKTFPRSNAVDHQKVSFKNRYGITLAADLYLPRERGTEKLPAIVVSGPFGAIKEQSSGLYAQTMAERGFATLAFDPSYTGGSGGEPRNVASPDINTEDFSAAVDFIGLRPEIDRERIGVIGICGWGGMALSTTAIDKRIKAVVASTTYDMTRVMSKGYNDSTPPQQRTEALEQMSRQRWTDAEKGTPAYGPVSLELKGGEPEFVVQYAAYYKTKRGFHPRAINSNAAWSLTTPLPFFNLPILTYIAEIAPRPVLLIHGEKAHSRYFSETAYAAAVEPKELMIIPGATHTDLYDQVDIIPFDKLTTFFNDHLAA encoded by the coding sequence ATGACCGACCGATCCTCCTCATTCGAGCGCCGCGGCGTGCTCAGGGCTGGCGCAGCCGGTCTCGTCACCCTTGGCGTGCTTTCGATCCCTTCCATTTCCCCAGCAAAGGCTCCAGATATGACACAAGATTGGGACAAGACATTCCCGCGCAGCAACGCCGTCGATCACCAGAAGGTCTCGTTCAAGAACCGCTACGGCATCACGCTTGCAGCCGATCTGTATCTCCCCAGGGAGCGCGGCACCGAGAAGCTCCCGGCGATCGTGGTCAGCGGTCCGTTCGGGGCGATCAAGGAGCAGTCTTCGGGCCTTTATGCTCAGACCATGGCCGAGCGCGGCTTCGCAACGCTCGCCTTCGATCCGTCCTATACCGGCGGGAGCGGCGGTGAGCCGCGCAACGTTGCATCGCCGGACATCAACACCGAGGATTTCAGCGCGGCCGTCGACTTCATCGGGCTGCGGCCGGAGATCGACCGCGAGCGCATCGGTGTCATCGGCATCTGCGGCTGGGGCGGCATGGCGCTCAGCACCACCGCCATCGACAAGCGGATCAAGGCGGTCGTCGCCAGCACCACGTACGACATGACCCGCGTCATGTCGAAGGGCTATAATGACAGCACGCCCCCGCAGCAGCGCACCGAGGCGTTGGAGCAGATGAGCCGCCAGCGCTGGACGGACGCCGAGAAGGGCACTCCGGCCTATGGCCCGGTCTCCCTGGAGCTGAAGGGCGGCGAACCCGAGTTCGTCGTGCAATATGCGGCCTATTACAAGACGAAGCGCGGCTTCCATCCCCGCGCGATCAACTCGAACGCCGCATGGTCGCTCACCACGCCGCTGCCGTTCTTCAATCTGCCGATCCTAACCTATATCGCGGAGATCGCTCCCCGACCGGTGCTGCTCATCCATGGCGAGAAGGCACATTCGCGCTATTTCAGCGAGACGGCCTATGCGGCAGCGGTTGAACCCAAGGAGTTGATGATCATTCCTGGCGCCACGCACACGGACCTCTACGATCAGGTTGACATCATCCCGTTCGACAAGCTCACGACATTCTTCAACGACCACCTCGCGGCCTGA